The proteins below are encoded in one region of Brevundimonas fontaquae:
- a CDS encoding SDR family oxidoreductase, producing the protein MDDRTHARAEDIADQERAIQRDIDAKDKASGDDKPSGAMQAGARPYPEPPFPKQHQTKPGDEAALDPAPLYDAPFWKGSGKLDGFAALITGADSGIGRSVAVLFAREGCDVVICHLDEAADAETTKAAVEAEGRRAVVLTGDVSDPAFAEMAVKATLDAFGRLDVLVPNAAFQEHVPAFEDLTYEHFDRTLKTNLYGYFNMTKAAVPHMKAGGAIVMTGSVTGLMGNKDLLDYSLTKGGIHAYARSLGTHLAPRGIRVNVVAPGPVWTPLNPADKDAEATSKFGADTVMKRPAQPEEIAPAYVFLASPQMSSFITGEILPIIGGYAGG; encoded by the coding sequence ATGGACGACCGGACCCACGCGCGCGCCGAAGATATCGCCGATCAGGAACGCGCCATCCAGCGCGACATCGACGCCAAGGACAAGGCGTCCGGCGATGACAAGCCTTCCGGCGCGATGCAGGCCGGCGCCCGCCCCTACCCCGAACCGCCCTTCCCCAAACAACATCAGACCAAGCCGGGCGACGAGGCCGCGCTGGATCCCGCGCCCCTCTATGATGCGCCCTTCTGGAAGGGGTCGGGCAAGCTGGACGGGTTCGCCGCCCTGATCACCGGCGCCGATTCCGGCATCGGCCGTTCGGTCGCCGTCCTGTTCGCACGTGAGGGCTGCGATGTCGTCATCTGCCATCTGGACGAGGCCGCCGACGCCGAAACCACCAAGGCCGCCGTCGAGGCCGAAGGTCGCCGCGCCGTGGTTTTGACGGGCGATGTCTCCGATCCCGCCTTCGCCGAGATGGCGGTCAAGGCCACGCTCGACGCCTTCGGCCGCCTGGATGTCCTGGTCCCGAACGCCGCCTTCCAGGAACACGTCCCCGCCTTCGAGGACCTGACCTACGAGCATTTCGACCGCACGCTGAAAACCAACCTCTACGGCTATTTCAACATGACCAAGGCGGCGGTCCCGCACATGAAGGCCGGCGGCGCCATCGTCATGACCGGCTCGGTCACGGGTCTGATGGGCAATAAGGATCTGCTGGACTATTCCCTGACCAAGGGCGGCATCCACGCCTATGCCCGTTCGCTGGGCACGCATCTGGCTCCGCGCGGCATCCGCGTGAACGTCGTCGCGCCCGGCCCGGTCTGGACCCCGTTGAACCCCGCCGACAAGGACGCCGAGGCGACCTCAAAGTTCGGCGCCGACACTGTGATGAAACGTCCGGCCCAGCCCGAGGAGATCGCGCCCGCCTACGTCTTCCTGGCCTCGCCCCAGATGTCCAGCTTCATCACCGGCGAGATTCTGCCGATCATCGGCGGCTACGCCGGCGGCTGA
- a CDS encoding membrane protein yields the protein MTNEPNFIAGQPSEGKVGALIAWALFILSIPSANVLVLIGLVVSYVTRGTATGVARQHIEAQIRLFWSVFWWTIAAWVGIFVSALASVVLIGIPFLLLFLLVWFLLSVWFTVKSVIGLLNLLNDKPI from the coding sequence ATGACGAACGAACCCAATTTCATCGCCGGGCAGCCGTCCGAGGGCAAGGTCGGGGCGCTGATCGCTTGGGCCCTGTTCATCCTGTCGATCCCCAGCGCCAATGTGCTGGTTCTGATCGGGCTGGTGGTGTCCTATGTCACGCGCGGGACGGCGACGGGCGTGGCGCGCCAGCATATCGAGGCGCAGATCCGGCTGTTCTGGTCGGTCTTCTGGTGGACCATCGCGGCCTGGGTCGGGATCTTCGTCAGCGCCCTGGCGTCGGTGGTGTTGATCGGCATTCCGTTCCTGCTGCTGTTCCTGCTGGTCTGGTTCCTGCTGAGCGTCTGGTTCACGGTCAAGAGCGTGATCGGCCTGCTGAATCTGCTGAACGACAAGCCGATCTAA
- a CDS encoding GNAT family N-acetyltransferase — MGQFKDVEGDNRFEQAFDDDKGAGLVWADYAVKGDARIILHVEAEPSLRGSGAAGRFMQSLADHARQTGLKLFPRCSYAVAWHKRHPDYDDVLA; from the coding sequence ATGGGACAGTTCAAGGACGTCGAAGGCGACAACCGGTTCGAACAGGCGTTCGACGACGACAAGGGCGCGGGCCTGGTCTGGGCCGACTATGCCGTAAAGGGCGATGCGCGGATCATCCTGCATGTCGAGGCCGAGCCATCGCTGCGTGGATCGGGCGCGGCGGGGCGGTTCATGCAGTCGCTGGCCGACCATGCGCGCCAGACGGGGCTGAAGCTGTTTCCGCGCTGCAGCTACGCCGTCGCCTGGCACAAGCGGCATCCAGACTACGACGACGTGCTAGCCTAG